One Microbacterium trichothecenolyticum DNA window includes the following coding sequences:
- a CDS encoding ribose-phosphate diphosphokinase, which translates to MARKKNRVDLDRDNGIAPGLVAKTKKRLVVASGRSHPELAKQVAEHLGTELAPTEHRTFASGEIYTRFEVSIRGCDVFVVQSFGPPVNEWLMELLIMLDALKRASAKRITVVAPYYPYSRQDKKGRGREPISARLVADLLKTAGADRIMSVDLHAAQIQGFFDGPVDHLFAKPVLLEHFEQGLTGEDRETLTVVSPDMGRVRVADTWSDSLGAPLAIIHKRRDPKVANQVSVHEIVGDVKGRTCLLVDDMIDTGGTIQKAAQALKANGARKVIVAATHAIFSDPASERLQDAAIDEVVVTDTVPLPPERRFPGLTVLPIAPLLARAIHEVFEDGSVTSMFGGDA; encoded by the coding sequence GGCTCGTAAGAAGAATCGTGTAGACCTCGACCGCGACAACGGCATCGCCCCCGGGCTCGTCGCCAAGACCAAGAAGCGGCTCGTCGTCGCCTCGGGTCGCTCGCACCCCGAACTGGCGAAGCAGGTGGCCGAGCACCTCGGCACCGAGCTGGCCCCCACCGAGCACCGCACCTTCGCCTCGGGTGAGATCTACACGCGCTTCGAGGTGTCGATCCGCGGCTGCGACGTGTTCGTCGTGCAGTCGTTCGGCCCGCCGGTCAACGAGTGGCTCATGGAGCTGCTCATCATGCTCGACGCCCTCAAGCGCGCCTCCGCCAAGCGCATCACCGTCGTCGCGCCGTACTACCCGTACTCGCGGCAAGACAAGAAGGGTCGCGGCCGCGAGCCGATCAGCGCCCGCCTCGTCGCCGACCTGCTCAAGACGGCCGGCGCCGACCGCATCATGAGCGTCGACCTGCACGCCGCCCAGATCCAGGGCTTCTTCGACGGCCCCGTCGACCACCTCTTCGCCAAGCCCGTGCTGCTGGAGCACTTCGAGCAGGGCCTCACCGGTGAGGACCGCGAGACCCTCACGGTCGTCTCGCCCGACATGGGCCGCGTGCGCGTGGCCGACACGTGGTCGGACAGCCTCGGCGCGCCCCTGGCCATCATCCACAAGCGTCGCGACCCGAAGGTCGCCAACCAGGTCTCGGTGCACGAGATCGTCGGTGACGTGAAGGGCCGTACCTGCCTGCTCGTCGACGACATGATCGACACCGGGGGCACGATCCAGAAGGCGGCGCAGGCGCTCAAGGCCAACGGCGCGCGCAAGGTCATCGTCGCCGCGACCCACGCGATCTTCAGCGACCCGGCCAGCGAGCGACTCCAAGATGCCGCGATCGACGAGGTCGTCGTCACCGACACGGTGCCGCTTCCGCCCGAGCGCCGATTCCCGGGGCTCACGGTGCTGCCGATCGCGCCGCTGCTGGCCCGCGCGATCCACG